A single region of the Streptococcus sanguinis genome encodes:
- a CDS encoding ABC transporter permease: MWMKNKKFRVIPFLPLVLYLLVFQYGYSGIEPEPGVAYGYLYLFLFLVPVVIAYFVVAVMNFATLMGEVTYLLKGQLLGHLYRLYFSIFFFSILFCGLNYYQLIAPYGPQMKISAGEAYNPLAAYAIPILLFLLGLLGNLFFWELGKNEVQEEKEQQYSDSN; encoded by the coding sequence ATGTGGATGAAAAATAAGAAGTTTAGGGTGATTCCTTTTTTGCCCTTAGTTTTGTATCTACTGGTTTTTCAGTACGGTTATTCGGGAATTGAGCCAGAGCCGGGGGTTGCTTATGGTTATCTTTACCTTTTTCTATTTTTAGTTCCTGTTGTCATTGCTTATTTTGTAGTTGCTGTTATGAATTTTGCAACACTGATGGGGGAAGTTACTTATTTACTCAAAGGACAGCTGTTAGGACATCTCTATCGTCTTTACTTTTCTATCTTTTTCTTTTCGATTTTGTTTTGCGGTCTTAATTATTATCAGTTGATAGCTCCATACGGCCCACAGATGAAAATTAGTGCTGGAGAAGCTTATAATCCCCTAGCAGCTTATGCCATTCCTATCTTGCTTTTTCTCTTAGGATTGTTAGGCAATCTCTTCTTCTGGGAGTTGGGAAAGAATGAAGTCCAAGAGGAGAAAGAGCAGCAGTATAGCGATAGTAATTGA
- a CDS encoding alpha-amylase, which yields MKRKIYMENQTLMQYFEWYLPDDGQHWSRLAEDAPNLAAKGIRKVWMPPAFKGTGSNDVGYGVYDLFDLGEFDQKGTVRTKYGLKEEYLRAIEALSQNGIEAIADVVLNHKAAADYKERFTVVEVDPNDRTKVLSEPFEIKGWTKFVFPGRNKTYNDFKWHWYHFTGTDYDAKNNKSGIFLIQGDNKGWADDELVDNENGNYDYLMYADIDFKHPEVIQNLYDWAHWFIESTGVHGFRLDAVKHIDSFFMKNFIRDITEKYGEDFYVFGEFWNSDEKANNDYLENIDYRFDLVDVKLHQNLFDASKSGADYDLRTIFDQTLAKNHPESAVTFVDNHDTQRGQALESTVEEWFKPAAYALILLREAGLPCVFYGDYYGIRGEFAQESFQEVLDKLLDIRLNLAYGEQNDYFDDANCIGWTRQGKDDGQPIAVLISNDQAASKSMLVGSEWAGREFSDYLGNSSQIVTIDDQGWGEFPVEEKSVSVWSVR from the coding sequence AGCGGAAGATGCACCAAACTTAGCAGCGAAAGGAATTCGCAAAGTCTGGATGCCGCCCGCTTTCAAAGGAACAGGCTCTAATGACGTCGGTTATGGTGTATACGACCTTTTTGATTTGGGTGAATTTGATCAAAAAGGGACCGTCCGCACCAAGTATGGATTGAAAGAAGAATACCTCCGAGCGATTGAAGCACTTAGCCAGAACGGTATCGAAGCTATTGCTGATGTGGTTCTCAATCACAAGGCTGCAGCTGACTATAAAGAGCGCTTTACCGTTGTTGAAGTTGATCCTAACGACCGCACAAAGGTCTTGTCAGAACCTTTCGAGATTAAAGGCTGGACTAAGTTTGTCTTCCCAGGCCGCAATAAAACTTACAATGACTTCAAATGGCACTGGTACCACTTCACCGGCACTGACTATGATGCCAAAAACAACAAGTCAGGCATTTTCCTCATTCAAGGAGACAATAAAGGTTGGGCAGATGATGAGCTAGTGGACAATGAGAACGGCAACTACGATTATCTGATGTATGCGGATATTGATTTCAAGCACCCCGAAGTCATCCAAAATCTCTACGACTGGGCCCATTGGTTCATTGAAAGCACTGGTGTACATGGATTTCGCTTAGATGCTGTCAAACACATTGATTCTTTCTTTATGAAGAATTTCATCCGCGATATTACTGAAAAATACGGTGAAGATTTCTATGTTTTTGGGGAATTTTGGAATAGCGATGAGAAGGCCAATAATGATTATCTAGAAAATATTGACTATCGCTTTGACCTAGTCGATGTCAAGCTCCATCAGAATTTATTTGATGCCAGCAAATCTGGAGCAGACTATGACCTGCGAACTATTTTTGATCAGACACTTGCAAAAAATCACCCCGAATCAGCTGTAACCTTTGTGGACAACCACGATACTCAGAGAGGGCAGGCCCTGGAGTCTACCGTCGAAGAATGGTTCAAGCCTGCGGCCTATGCTCTCATACTTCTAAGAGAAGCTGGATTGCCCTGCGTCTTTTACGGAGACTACTATGGCATTAGAGGAGAATTTGCACAAGAGAGCTTTCAAGAGGTACTGGATAAACTTCTAGACATCCGCCTCAATCTAGCCTATGGCGAGCAGAACGACTACTTCGACGATGCCAACTGTATCGGCTGGACCCGCCAAGGTAAGGACGATGGTCAGCCAATCGCTGTCCTTATCAGTAATGACCAAGCAGCCAGCAAATCCATGCTTGTCGGTTCAGAATGGGCTGGCAGAGAATTCAGCGACTATCTGGGCAACAGCTCCCAAATCGTAACCATTGACGACCAAGGCTGGGGAGAATTTCCTGTGGAGGAAAAATCAGTTAGTGTCTGGAGTGTTAGATAA
- a CDS encoding SHIRT domain-containing protein has product MKQTYHKVSHALMTLLLLVSTFLPLLSSSPRVSAAELGESDYQLTTDVTINTNPLKDTGYGEGKFYIAPTYTFEDSKVLNNGDTMVYRVPSQFKIERTLEENISAPDGTVVAKLVTDPVSNTANITVTNAEYFAKMPDTKRIQSSFTVVWADNMPYDQEQEVNFPGARTYRLKRIKVDEEPQGYSKWGVQDSKDPNYVNWRIRVNRDVQNLGQVVIEDAIPEGQELDEDTGITGYYFTEWEGASGTRKSFNPSDVVSITDSNHFTVNAGDLSGRGIYVIYRTRLTEPVDKVTKKAFNDVTVTSNGQKMPDLLARPFAPLTTLDGVGEGTRSDEVIFKVKKELTGRNLADGEFTFDLINKDDNDKVVQTVTNKAGAVTFKKLRFKKEGTFNYVIRERASNLPGVTNDANSDINVTVTVTDNNGVKTAAVTYDRDAFTNTYKLEPATATITAKKVLDGKALEAGKYTFKLTEVGGNNVELQATNDANGNIKFPEINYDKEGTYTYKLTEVAGNEAGVTYDSAEHTVTVTVTENNAKLEAAVTDNNPTFTNSYKDYGVSYEFLSSNPAYPNLPKEVTDLLPADTNRYTSGTNVDAKQPTKTSVTVTEGTWTFEGYAETNAQTVADKDLKFTGKWNFTPAPKYKVTYEFVSEDPNRALPAEVTELLPTDANEYTDGTAVQAVQPAKDSIEVTGGTWKFLKYDADSKTIAGSDVKFTGTWTFEARRPQGPTPPPSSSDSTPPSSSGDKPVGSTDGTPGNSSDKDGKDVRGSATGKKVLPKTGSETSIFAIAAGFALILLSALVYRFKKAN; this is encoded by the coding sequence GTGAAACAAACTTATCATAAAGTGTCTCATGCTTTGATGACTTTGCTGCTTTTGGTATCAACCTTTCTTCCCTTGTTAAGCTCAAGTCCTAGGGTTTCTGCTGCAGAGTTAGGTGAAAGTGATTATCAGCTAACTACAGATGTCACTATTAATACTAATCCTTTAAAGGATACAGGCTACGGTGAAGGTAAATTTTACATTGCTCCGACCTATACATTTGAGGATAGCAAAGTATTAAATAATGGTGATACCATGGTTTATCGTGTTCCATCACAGTTCAAAATTGAGCGAACTTTGGAGGAAAACATTAGTGCACCGGATGGCACTGTTGTTGCCAAGTTGGTGACAGATCCTGTTTCCAATACAGCAAATATTACTGTCACAAATGCTGAGTATTTTGCGAAAATGCCAGATACCAAGCGTATTCAATCTTCTTTCACAGTGGTTTGGGCTGATAATATGCCTTATGACCAAGAGCAAGAAGTTAATTTCCCAGGTGCTAGAACCTATAGGCTGAAGCGTATCAAGGTTGATGAAGAACCACAGGGGTATTCCAAGTGGGGTGTTCAGGATTCTAAGGATCCTAATTATGTCAACTGGCGTATCCGTGTCAATCGTGATGTCCAAAATCTTGGTCAAGTTGTCATTGAGGACGCTATTCCAGAAGGTCAAGAGCTGGATGAAGATACAGGGATTACAGGTTACTACTTTACTGAGTGGGAAGGTGCTTCTGGCACACGTAAATCCTTTAACCCAAGCGATGTCGTTTCAATTACAGACTCCAATCATTTCACAGTTAATGCTGGGGATTTGAGTGGAAGAGGTATTTATGTTATCTACCGAACTCGTTTGACTGAGCCAGTAGATAAGGTAACCAAAAAAGCCTTTAACGATGTAACCGTTACATCTAATGGGCAAAAGATGCCTGATTTGTTAGCACGTCCATTCGCGCCTTTGACAACACTTGATGGTGTCGGGGAAGGTACCCGTTCTGATGAAGTTATCTTCAAAGTCAAAAAGGAATTGACTGGCCGCAATTTGGCAGATGGTGAATTTACTTTTGATTTGATCAATAAGGATGACAACGACAAAGTTGTTCAAACGGTAACCAATAAAGCTGGTGCCGTAACCTTTAAGAAACTTCGTTTCAAAAAAGAAGGAACCTTTAACTACGTCATTCGTGAACGCGCAAGTAATCTGCCAGGTGTGACAAACGATGCCAATTCAGACATCAATGTTACTGTTACTGTAACAGACAACAACGGCGTTAAGACAGCAGCGGTTACCTATGACCGTGATGCTTTCACCAATACATACAAGTTAGAGCCAGCGACTGCAACAATTACTGCTAAAAAAGTTCTGGATGGTAAAGCACTTGAAGCTGGTAAGTACACTTTCAAGCTGACTGAGGTTGGCGGAAATAACGTGGAACTTCAAGCAACAAATGACGCCAATGGTAATATCAAGTTTCCTGAAATCAACTATGATAAAGAAGGGACTTATACCTACAAGCTGACAGAAGTAGCTGGAAATGAAGCGGGAGTGACTTATGACAGTGCAGAACATACTGTGACTGTCACAGTGACTGAAAACAATGCCAAGTTGGAAGCTGCTGTTACAGACAACAATCCAACATTCACCAACAGTTATAAAGACTATGGTGTCAGCTATGAGTTTCTCAGCTCTAACCCAGCCTATCCAAACCTGCCAAAAGAAGTAACTGATTTGCTTCCAGCAGATACTAATCGCTACACTAGTGGTACTAATGTAGACGCTAAGCAGCCTACTAAAACAAGTGTTACAGTTACTGAAGGCACATGGACTTTCGAAGGCTATGCAGAAACGAATGCACAGACTGTTGCGGATAAGGACCTTAAATTTACCGGTAAATGGAATTTCACTCCAGCACCGAAATATAAGGTAACGTATGAATTTGTAAGCGAAGATCCGAATCGCGCCTTACCAGCAGAGGTAACAGAATTGTTGCCGACCGATGCCAATGAATACACAGATGGTACTGCAGTTCAAGCGGTTCAGCCAGCTAAGGATTCTATTGAAGTAACTGGAGGTACTTGGAAATTCCTTAAATATGACGCGGATAGTAAAACTATTGCAGGCTCAGATGTCAAATTTACAGGCACATGGACATTTGAAGCTAGACGTCCACAAGGACCAACACCACCACCATCTTCTTCAGATTCTACACCACCGTCATCATCTGGTGACAAACCAGTCGGTTCGACTGATGGAACCCCAGGTAATTCATCAGATAAAGATGGAAAAGATGTTCGTGGATCAGCAACTGGCAAAAAAGTTTTGCCGAAAACTGGCAGTGAAACATCTATCTTTGCGATAGCAGCAGGATTTGCACTGATTCTTTTATCAGCTCTTGTCTATCGTTTCAAAAAAGCTAATTAA
- a CDS encoding M42 family metallopeptidase: MNQTVQYLQELTAIPSPTGFTAEVADYLVKTLGEMGYEPVRTNKGGVHVVVKGENDAQHRVVTAHVDTLGAIVRAVKPDGRLKLDRIGGFPWNMIEGENCLVHVASSGKTISGTILVHQTSCHVYKDAGTVERTQDNMEVRLDEKVTSEKETRDLGIEVGDFISFDPRTTVTESGFIKSRFLDDKVSAAILLNLLRVYKEENIQLPVTTHFAFSVFEEVGHGANSSLPEQAVEYLAVDMGAMGDDQQTDEYTVSICVKDASGPYHYGFRQHLVNLAKEQDIPYKLDIYPFYGSDASAAMSAGAEVKHALLGAGIESSHSYERTHIDSVVATERMVDAYLRSGLVEQKG; the protein is encoded by the coding sequence ATGAATCAAACTGTTCAATATTTACAAGAATTAACGGCTATCCCTTCGCCAACAGGCTTTACGGCTGAGGTGGCAGACTATCTGGTGAAAACGCTGGGGGAAATGGGCTATGAGCCTGTCCGGACCAATAAAGGCGGCGTTCATGTTGTGGTTAAGGGCGAAAATGATGCCCAGCATCGGGTAGTGACTGCCCATGTGGATACACTGGGGGCTATTGTTCGGGCGGTTAAGCCAGATGGTCGTCTCAAGCTGGATCGGATTGGCGGTTTCCCTTGGAACATGATTGAAGGAGAAAACTGCCTAGTCCACGTGGCTAGCAGTGGTAAGACTATCAGTGGGACTATCTTAGTTCACCAGACTTCCTGCCATGTCTATAAGGATGCTGGGACGGTTGAACGTACTCAGGACAATATGGAAGTCCGTTTGGATGAAAAGGTGACGAGTGAGAAAGAAACTCGCGATTTAGGAATCGAAGTCGGTGATTTCATTTCCTTTGACCCTCGTACCACAGTTACTGAGTCAGGCTTTATCAAGTCTCGCTTTCTGGATGATAAGGTCAGCGCAGCTATTTTGCTCAATCTTTTGCGCGTTTATAAAGAGGAAAATATTCAGCTTCCGGTGACGACTCATTTTGCTTTCAGTGTCTTTGAAGAGGTTGGTCACGGGGCTAATTCCAGCCTGCCAGAACAAGCTGTAGAGTATCTGGCGGTTGATATGGGCGCTATGGGTGACGACCAGCAGACAGATGAGTATACGGTTTCCATTTGTGTTAAGGATGCTTCGGGGCCTTATCACTACGGCTTCCGCCAGCATTTGGTAAATTTGGCTAAGGAGCAGGACATTCCTTACAAACTGGACATCTATCCATTTTACGGATCAGACGCCTCTGCAGCTATGAGCGCAGGAGCAGAAGTCAAGCATGCCCTGTTAGGCGCTGGTATCGAATCCAGCCACTCTTATGAGCGTACCCATATTGATTCAGTTGTCGCGACAGAGCGTATGGTGGATGCTTATCTAAGAAGTGGCTTGGTTGAACAAAAAGGATAA
- a CDS encoding glycosyltransferase codes for MKVVCVDSCIRARAFGIDIALRNRFELFEEMKVPYELWVSEADTDIYANVSSRQLVLDSYEALGIDRTKVRFLGIELAGRSLQEFAEEELEPEDWLMMERLDIPENVLLRRGQDFHVGRVLHQDHMIALGQELNKKVMGWLDQDVLDSLILVGESQEAYLPQKMRDKALFIPTTYADQVVQYPRERVFDPKDIRLVTVSRLSEEKNVLLLLKIMALLKFKGYEQFSLDIYGDGPDMAMLQDVVQLNDLEDMVHFKGYQSKVPYQAYDAYISTSLSEAFATSLYEALVNGLPLIGLDVRYANRAYIKHGENGWLIPQNDANQYIAHLEQFSQFGEKEWRGFSEKSKELANRYHKGLLVNLWEKVFKMSKIGD; via the coding sequence ATGAAAGTAGTTTGTGTGGATTCTTGTATCCGTGCTAGGGCATTTGGGATTGACATTGCCCTCCGCAATCGATTTGAGCTTTTTGAAGAAATGAAAGTGCCTTATGAGTTGTGGGTTTCTGAAGCGGATACAGATATATATGCTAATGTCTCTTCTAGGCAGCTTGTGCTGGATAGTTATGAAGCCTTGGGAATTGATAGGACTAAAGTCCGTTTTCTGGGCATAGAATTAGCTGGCAGGAGTCTGCAGGAGTTTGCTGAGGAGGAGCTTGAGCCAGAAGACTGGTTGATGATGGAGCGTCTGGATATTCCAGAAAATGTTCTCTTGAGACGTGGACAAGATTTTCATGTAGGTCGCGTCCTTCATCAGGATCATATGATCGCCCTCGGACAAGAGTTAAATAAAAAGGTCATGGGCTGGCTGGATCAGGATGTATTAGACTCTTTGATTTTGGTTGGGGAAAGCCAAGAGGCTTATCTGCCTCAAAAGATGAGGGATAAGGCCCTCTTTATTCCAACAACCTATGCAGATCAAGTGGTCCAATATCCAAGAGAGAGAGTCTTTGATCCTAAGGATATTCGCTTGGTGACAGTTAGTCGTTTGTCTGAGGAGAAAAATGTTCTGTTATTGCTGAAAATCATGGCTTTGCTCAAATTTAAAGGGTATGAGCAATTTAGCTTAGATATCTATGGAGATGGTCCAGATATGGCCATGCTGCAAGATGTCGTTCAGCTCAATGATTTGGAAGATATGGTTCATTTTAAGGGCTATCAGTCTAAGGTACCTTATCAAGCTTATGATGCCTATATTAGCACCTCCTTATCGGAAGCCTTTGCGACATCACTTTACGAGGCTCTAGTTAATGGCTTACCTCTGATAGGCTTGGATGTGCGTTATGCCAATCGCGCTTATATTAAGCATGGAGAGAATGGCTGGCTGATACCGCAAAATGACGCTAATCAGTATATTGCCCATCTAGAGCAATTTAGCCAATTTGGAGAAAAAGAATGGAGGGGATTTTCGGAAAAATCAAAAGAACTTGCTAATCGTTATCACAAAGGATTACTAGTCAATCTATGGGAAAAAGTTTTTAAAATGTCAAAAATAGGAGATTAA
- a CDS encoding MucBP domain-containing protein, with protein sequence MKKSLGKKVELGLKLVPIPLSLLLTGTMAVTIQADEVNNETDGNQVQNNQSTPPITQELPNDGTIKNTPAEGPSGLTVSEQGENGAAQVTPEIKRLAQEFYDYHTQEERDEITKAATMTSVMPEIQSVEQIEEAAKKYDHAYAIRKMDGVFKYINLKEVENLNLVKDEDFRQVPSKRVSSWDSFIQNNTALFFLNKWESIFNPNPTPEEVARIPKSIIPRSELDLTVDESIPKRVFLRTAYTPREWHGWKTYEEAFSRKYLPESDRRILSMKEIRQIYSENPDMFRVEAFPIERRLSERGPINPYFQKIVINQKEVDFYSHHFNNDLKNGLFDTRDTDPLGFGYRDPNEPWRQQNYRFNESQIGRIFRLPLELDKYNDLVYIDWLGNNPTVMAPWFGENNIKTFHYKLYLMKPHDRTRYYIDRDYTIQIEGVHNLIETPDGGLTPVEPTFYRGGKTILGLSINQPDIDRVFRTVKAEGFVFKLSDVKKVDEEPGKVLVRYQDDQGNAIANPIMDKQLAKTRYTVSPKPLISYKNQLYTYKSRLSYYDAESGEYEARRTKRIVYEYVLSQFQLPNDAPSEERPVLEMTRFVDESGQELSAPERGLVASKTIAGYDFQSSSSEDGIRTHVYRSSVHEVPQDAPIEDKPSIEITRFVDESGQELSDPEQGLVASKSIINYDFQSSSDEDGIRTHVYRASVHEVPTDAPSEGKPVMEMTLFVDESGQELSAPEQGLVPSKRISGYDFQSSTDENGIRTHVYRASVHELPTDVLSEDLPVLEMTRFVDENGQELSDPERGLVASKSIAGYDYQSSSDEDGIRTHVYRTSVHEVPTDAPVEDKPSIEITRFVDVEGRPLAAEEFGLLDAKTIEEYGFVSVSDANGVRTYVYKPKTHTQTPLGTETSEQKSPVRVENSETSPVLSRVSKHQLPNTGNTNSSFLGAAVISLLASFSLLYSKKERKK encoded by the coding sequence ATGAAAAAGAGTTTAGGAAAAAAAGTAGAACTGGGACTGAAATTAGTTCCAATTCCTCTGTCTTTACTGCTTACTGGGACAATGGCAGTGACTATACAAGCAGATGAGGTAAATAATGAAACAGATGGGAATCAAGTCCAGAATAACCAGTCGACTCCTCCTATCACTCAAGAACTGCCAAATGATGGTACAATCAAAAATACACCAGCAGAGGGACCTTCTGGTCTAACCGTTTCAGAACAAGGAGAGAATGGTGCGGCCCAAGTCACGCCTGAAATCAAACGGTTAGCTCAAGAATTTTATGACTATCATACTCAGGAAGAGAGAGATGAAATAACTAAGGCTGCAACCATGACATCTGTCATGCCAGAGATACAGTCGGTGGAGCAAATAGAAGAAGCAGCTAAAAAGTATGATCATGCTTATGCAATCCGTAAGATGGATGGTGTCTTTAAATACATTAACTTAAAGGAAGTTGAAAATTTAAATCTAGTCAAAGATGAGGATTTTAGACAAGTTCCATCAAAAAGAGTATCTAGTTGGGATTCATTTATCCAAAATAATACAGCCCTTTTCTTTTTGAATAAGTGGGAGTCTATATTCAATCCAAATCCGACGCCAGAAGAAGTAGCTAGAATACCAAAATCTATTATTCCGCGCTCTGAATTGGATTTGACAGTTGATGAATCTATTCCAAAACGAGTGTTTTTGAGAACAGCATATACTCCACGAGAATGGCATGGTTGGAAAACCTACGAAGAGGCTTTTTCTAGAAAATATCTGCCTGAATCAGATCGTAGGATATTATCTATGAAAGAGATAAGGCAAATATATTCTGAAAATCCAGATATGTTCCGAGTTGAAGCGTTTCCTATTGAAAGGAGATTGTCTGAACGAGGACCTATTAATCCGTACTTTCAGAAAATTGTTATTAATCAAAAGGAAGTTGATTTTTATTCCCATCATTTCAATAACGATTTAAAGAATGGATTGTTTGATACACGAGATACGGATCCCTTAGGATTTGGTTATAGAGATCCCAATGAGCCATGGAGACAACAAAATTATCGTTTCAATGAATCTCAAATTGGTAGAATTTTTAGACTTCCTTTAGAATTAGATAAATATAACGATCTAGTGTATATCGACTGGCTGGGTAATAATCCGACTGTAATGGCGCCTTGGTTTGGTGAAAACAATATTAAAACCTTCCACTACAAACTGTATCTGATGAAACCTCATGACAGGACTCGCTATTATATCGATAGGGACTACACGATTCAAATTGAGGGCGTACATAATTTAATTGAGACGCCCGATGGTGGACTTACACCTGTTGAACCAACTTTTTATAGGGGAGGGAAGACTATACTTGGCTTAAGTATTAACCAACCTGACATAGATAGAGTTTTTAGAACGGTCAAAGCTGAAGGCTTCGTCTTTAAACTTTCAGATGTTAAGAAAGTTGATGAGGAACCGGGCAAGGTTCTTGTCCGTTACCAAGACGATCAGGGCAATGCCATTGCTAACCCCATTATGGATAAGCAATTGGCTAAAACCAGATACACAGTCAGCCCTAAGCCTCTTATTTCCTATAAGAATCAGCTCTATACTTATAAATCTCGATTATCATACTATGATGCTGAATCGGGAGAGTACGAAGCAAGAAGAACCAAAAGAATCGTCTATGAGTATGTACTCAGCCAGTTCCAACTTCCAAATGACGCTCCAAGCGAAGAACGACCAGTTTTAGAAATGACCCGCTTTGTAGATGAAAGCGGTCAAGAGCTGTCAGCCCCAGAACGAGGTTTGGTGGCGTCTAAGACTATTGCTGGTTATGACTTCCAGTCCAGCAGCAGCGAGGACGGCATCCGCACTCATGTCTATCGTTCTAGTGTGCATGAAGTGCCGCAAGATGCTCCGATTGAGGACAAGCCATCTATCGAAATCACTCGCTTTGTAGATGAATCAGGTCAAGAACTATCAGATCCAGAGCAAGGTTTGGTGGCGTCTAAGAGTATTATCAACTATGACTTCCAGTCCAGCAGTGACGAGGACGGCATTCGTACTCATGTCTATCGCGCCAGCGTGCATGAAGTCCCGACAGATGCTCCAAGTGAAGGCAAGCCAGTCATGGAAATGACCCTCTTTGTAGATGAATCAGGTCAAGAATTATCAGCTCCTGAACAAGGTTTAGTGCCATCTAAGAGAATTTCTGGCTATGACTTTCAGTCTAGTACTGATGAGAACGGCATTCGTACTCATGTTTACCGAGCAAGTGTACATGAACTACCGACAGATGTTCTAAGCGAAGACCTACCAGTCTTAGAAATGACCCGCTTTGTAGATGAAAATGGTCAAGAGCTGTCAGATCCTGAACGTGGTTTGGTGGCGTCTAAGAGTATCGCTGGTTATGACTACCAATCCAGCAGTGACGAGGATGGTATTCGCACACATGTCTATCGTACCAGCGTGCATGAAGTACCGACAGATGCTCCGGTTGAGGACAAGCCTTCTATCGAAATCACTCGCTTTGTAGATGTAGAAGGAAGACCTTTAGCAGCTGAGGAATTTGGTTTGCTAGATGCTAAGACTATTGAGGAGTATGGATTCGTTTCTGTATCAGATGCCAATGGCGTTCGCACTTATGTTTACAAGCCAAAAACGCATACTCAAACACCTTTGGGAACAGAAACTTCTGAGCAGAAGAGTCCTGTAAGGGTTGAAAACTCTGAGACTAGTCCAGTTCTATCTCGAGTGTCCAAACATCAATTACCAAATACTGGAAACACAAATTCATCATTCTTGGGAGCAGCAGTCATCAGTCTTTTGGCTTCCTTTAGCTTACTATATTCCAAGAAAGAACGAAAAAAATAA